CGTGCTCGGCAGCATGGGTACTGAAAACGTACAAGGCGAAGTTCAGAAAAAACTCGACGTGATCTCCAACGAAATCCTGCTCGAAGCCAACGAATGGGGCGGTCACCTGGCCGGCATGGCGTCCGAAGAAATGGACAATGCCTACCAGATCCCGGGCAAATACCCGAAGGGCGCGTACCTGCTGGTTTTCGACCCACTGGACGGTTCGTCGAACATCGACATCAATGCGCCAGTCGGAACGATCTTCTCGGTATTGCGTTGCCCGAACGAGTACCTGACCCAGAACGAACCTCTGAATGAAAAGGCTTTCCTGCAGCCAGGCACCCAGCAGGTAGCCGCCGGTTACGCGATCTACGGCCCGCAGACCATGCTGGTGCTGACCCTGGGTGATGGCGTGAAAGGCTTCACGCTGGACCGCGAAATGGGCAGCTTCGTGCTGACCCACGAAGACATCAAGATCCCGGAATCCACTCAGGAATTCGCCATCAACATGTCCAACCAGCGTTACTGGGAAGCCCCGGTCCAGCGCTACGTGAACGAACTGCTGGAAGGCGAAGATGGCCCGCTGAGCAAGAACTACAACATGCGCTGGGTTGCCGCGATGGTTGGCGATGTGCATCGCATCCTGACCCGCGGCGGCGTGTTCATGTACCCGCGCGACAGCCGCGAGCCGTCCAAGCCGGGCAAACTGCGCCTGATGTACGAAGCCAACCCGATGTCGTTTTTGGTCGAGCAAGCGGGCGGCGCGTCCACCAACGGCCTTCAACGTATCCTCGACATTCAGCCTGAAGGCCTGCACCAGCGCGTAGCGGTGTTCCTGGGCTCCAAGGAAGAAGTGGCGCGCGTGACGGCCTACCACAAGGAATAAATCATGATTGCCCCTTGGCTGCCCTTGCTGGAGTGGTGGTTCGGCAGTGCCGAAACCGCCACTGAAGTGGTGCAGGCCAAGGGCAAGCTGTGGTTCGGCAAGAAAAAAGCCCAGGACGACGAAGCCCTTGCTCGCTTCGGTGACCTGGTCGACAAGGCATTGGCGGGCGGTCTGAACGAATGGGTGGCAAACCCGGACGGCTGGCTGGCGCTGGTGCTGTTGCTCGATCAACTGCCGCGCATGATCCATCGCGACACCCCGAAAGCCTTCGCCGGTGATGCCCGTGCCCAGGCCCTGGTCGAACATGGTTTGAAACTCGGCCGCGACCAGTTGCTCGACCCGCTGCAGCGCACCTTCATCTATCTGGTCCTGGAACACAGCGAAAACATCGACGCGCAGAATCAGGCCGTCACCCGTTTCGCCGAACTGCTCCCGCTCCTGCCCGCCACCGACCGCGACTACTTCAACGAAAGCCTCGACTATGCCGAGCGCCACCAGCAAGTCATCGCCCGCTTCGGCCGCTTCCCCCACCGCAACGAAATCCTCGGCCGCCCTTCGACGGATGAGGAAATCGAGTTCTTGAAGGGACGTGGGTCGAGGTTTTAACGAAAGAACCGTTGTGATGACGATCATCTGCAGGAGCGAATTTATTCGCGAGAGGTCGTGATAAATGCAGAAATCTCCACTGGCACACTGCCCCCCTCCCGGATAAATCCGGTCCTACGGTATCGCGGGGGTTCAAAGCCCGATCGATTCATCAACCAAGGGAACCAGATCCGGTTTTTCTCTTCTAAGCTATCGGCATTACGCCAGCATGTTTGTCCATTGGGCCGATGCTGCGACGTTGCCCCCTTCCGTTCAGGAGCTTCATCCATGTCTCTGCGCTCTCTCGCGTTGTTGTCGTTCTGCGTTTTGCTGGCCGCTTGCAGCAAGATCACTCAGGAAAATTATTCGAAGATTTCTGCCGGCATGGGCAAGGGCCAGGTTGAGAGTCTGTTAGGCAGCCCGACTGAATGTTCCGGCGCGCTGGGTATGTCCAGCTGCACCTGGGGCGACAAGACCAGCTTTATCAGCGTGCAATATGCTGCCGACAAAGTGGTGCTGTTTTCGGGTCAGGGTCTGAAGTAAATCATGATCAAAGTATTGATGCGGTTTAGCCTGGTGCTCATGGCGAGCTTTCTGGCTATTGGTTTTGCTCATTCGGCTGACTCGCTGGAGCCAAAGACCGTCGATAACGTCGATCTGAAGAAATATCAGGGCACCTGGTATGAGCTGGCGCGGCTGTCGATGTTCTTCCAGCGCAATTGTGCCCAGTCCGAAGCCCATTATTCGCTCAAGGACGACGGCAACGTGGGCGTGACCAACCGTTGCCAGACTGCTGAAGGCAAGTGGGAAGAAGCGACGGGAACGGCATCGCTGCAGGTTCCAGGCAAGACCGACAAGTTGTGGGTGGTGTTTGACAACTGGTTTTCGCGACTGCTGCCGGGCGTAGCCAAGGGCGATTACTGGGTGCTGTACATCGGCGACGGTTACAAGACCGCCGTGGTGGGCAATCCGGATCGCAAATACCTGTGGCTGCTGTCACGCACGCCCACCGTGTCGGAGGCCACCAAGGCCGAACTGCTGAGCAAAGCCCAGCAGCAGGGTTATGACACGACCAAGCTGATCTGGCGGGTTGAAGATTCGAAGATCGGTAAATAAGAGCGAACTTGTGTGGGAGCGAACTTGCTCGCGAAGCGGCGTATGACACACCGCCTCGCCAACAAGTTGGCTCCTACATTGGTTAGCCCAACATCTCCCGCAACACCTGGGCAAATTCCCGATTGCTCTGCTCTTCCCCGGCATGACGCCCTTCGCGCACGACCCATTGGCCGTTGACCATCACGTCGCGAATCTGCCGATCACCACCCGCGAACAACCAACGGTTGAGAATCCCGTCGCCCGACGCCGTGGCGATATACGGATCATTGCCGTCCAGCACCAGCCAGTCGGCACGTTGCCCGACCTGCAATTGGCCGATTGGCTGACCCAACGCCTGCGCCCCACCGACCAATGCTGCGTCGTATAACGTGCGGCCAACCATCGGTTGATCGCTGCGATACAACCGGTTACGGCGCTGATCACGCAAGCGTTGCCCGTACTCCAGCCAGCGCAGCTCTTCGACGACACTGAGCGAAACGTGGCTGTCCGAGCCAATTCCCCAGCGTCCGCCTTGGGCGATGTAATCAACAGCCGGGAAAATCCCATCGCCCAGGTTCGCTTCCGTGGTCAGGCACAAACCCGCCACCGCGGCACTTTTGGCCATCAGCGCAACCTCATCCGGCTGCGCGTGAGTGGCGTGAACCAGACACCAGCGCTCGTCCACCGGCGCGTTCTCATACAGCCATTGCAACGGCCGCCGCCCGCTCCACGCCAAGCAGTCATCGACTTCTTTCTGTTGCTCGGCGATGTGGATATGCACCGGGCATTGCCGGTCGCTGGCGCCCAACACATCGCTGATCTGCTGCGGCGTGACGGCGCGCAACGAGTGAAAGCACAGCCCCAAGGCTTGCGCGGGCTGTTTTGCCAGCAGCGGTTGCAAGCGCGCCTGCAAATCCAGATAGCTGTCTGTGCTGTGGATAAACCGCCGCTGACCTTCGTTCGGTGCTTGCCCGCCAAAACCGGAATGGCTGTACAGCACCGGCAGCAGCGTCAGGCCAATACCGGCGGAACTGGCGGCCTGACTGATCTGCAACGCGAGTTCGGCGGGGTCGGCGTAAGGTTTGCCGTGGGTGTCCTGATGCACATAATGGAATTCAGCCACCGAGGTGTAACCGCCCTTGAGCATCTCGATGTACAGCTGACGGGCGATGACGCCCAGTTGCTGCGGGCTGATCTGCCCAACCAGACGGTACATGAGGTCGCGCCAGGTCCAGAAGCTGTCATTTGGGTTGCCCGCCACCTCGGCCAGACCGGCCATCGCCCGCTGAAAGGCGTGGGAATGCAAATTCGGCATCCCCGCCAGCAAAGGCCCGTTGAGCAGCTCGGCGTCATTCGCATCGGCATCAGCCGTAACCTGCGTGATAAAGCCATCGCTGACTTCAAGACGCACGTTGTTGGCCCAACCACGGGGTAATAATGCACGCTCGGCAAAGAAGGCGGACATGGCTCTGCATCCCGAAAAGAAGTGATTTGTATATACATATACAGACGTTTGCCTGCTGGGTAAACTCCGACA
This genomic window from Pseudomonas sp. G.S.17 contains:
- a CDS encoding lipocalin family protein; this encodes MIKVLMRFSLVLMASFLAIGFAHSADSLEPKTVDNVDLKKYQGTWYELARLSMFFQRNCAQSEAHYSLKDDGNVGVTNRCQTAEGKWEEATGTASLQVPGKTDKLWVVFDNWFSRLLPGVAKGDYWVLYIGDGYKTAVVGNPDRKYLWLLSRTPTVSEATKAELLSKAQQQGYDTTKLIWRVEDSKIGK
- a CDS encoding class 1 fructose-bisphosphatase, which produces MSRVTLSRYLIEQTRSNNTPADLRFLIEVVARACKEISHAVSKGALGGVLGSMGTENVQGEVQKKLDVISNEILLEANEWGGHLAGMASEEMDNAYQIPGKYPKGAYLLVFDPLDGSSNIDINAPVGTIFSVLRCPNEYLTQNEPLNEKAFLQPGTQQVAAGYAIYGPQTMLVLTLGDGVKGFTLDREMGSFVLTHEDIKIPESTQEFAINMSNQRYWEAPVQRYVNELLEGEDGPLSKNYNMRWVAAMVGDVHRILTRGGVFMYPRDSREPSKPGKLRLMYEANPMSFLVEQAGGASTNGLQRILDIQPEGLHQRVAVFLGSKEEVARVTAYHKE
- a CDS encoding formimidoylglutamate deiminase, which produces MSAFFAERALLPRGWANNVRLEVSDGFITQVTADADANDAELLNGPLLAGMPNLHSHAFQRAMAGLAEVAGNPNDSFWTWRDLMYRLVGQISPQQLGVIARQLYIEMLKGGYTSVAEFHYVHQDTHGKPYADPAELALQISQAASSAGIGLTLLPVLYSHSGFGGQAPNEGQRRFIHSTDSYLDLQARLQPLLAKQPAQALGLCFHSLRAVTPQQISDVLGASDRQCPVHIHIAEQQKEVDDCLAWSGRRPLQWLYENAPVDERWCLVHATHAQPDEVALMAKSAAVAGLCLTTEANLGDGIFPAVDYIAQGGRWGIGSDSHVSLSVVEELRWLEYGQRLRDQRRNRLYRSDQPMVGRTLYDAALVGGAQALGQPIGQLQVGQRADWLVLDGNDPYIATASGDGILNRWLFAGGDRQIRDVMVNGQWVVREGRHAGEEQSNREFAQVLREMLG
- a CDS encoding DUF924 family protein translates to MIAPWLPLLEWWFGSAETATEVVQAKGKLWFGKKKAQDDEALARFGDLVDKALAGGLNEWVANPDGWLALVLLLDQLPRMIHRDTPKAFAGDARAQALVEHGLKLGRDQLLDPLQRTFIYLVLEHSENIDAQNQAVTRFAELLPLLPATDRDYFNESLDYAERHQQVIARFGRFPHRNEILGRPSTDEEIEFLKGRGSRF